A single window of Salvia splendens isolate huo1 chromosome 8, SspV2, whole genome shotgun sequence DNA harbors:
- the LOC121744425 gene encoding DUF724 domain-containing protein 3-like isoform X1, giving the protein MDDAADALFELTPPNSTTPHSHSHRRRLHHFPIGSIIEVRTDEEDFKGVYFSAIVLPPPNSPKKSGRKRSRKLYVEYHNLLAHEDGSDRLREHIDASCVRPTPPQHDPVKGFDLDDVVDAFYKDGWWTGIISRVVADGERYTVTFHTPPDELEFGIGELRLHCDWVNGNWVRPQKQNIAGLMFDVGRKVEVSFDREDFQDAWFPATIREDLGNQTFLVECNSVNPDSHGSTKATVDSLHIRPCPPLLKDNNFILLEKVDAFFDFGWWNGIITKELGRSRYLVFFKQMKCEKEFNQSELRPHMDWKDGKWFTSAQEPSVPSLDDGVCQHLTPDNSTSSMEATLLSNLVNGEDTCGGKTHSSLIPRSNFFEKFVLDNQKPSHGSLALAKRRYVSGSGGALSQPFKKLREGNLVLANKKDVHDGSNKEISCGPESPKSLNNMQRKQRNILTTQNGSGNIKSTSPTLGKGTAQMLPFESSQLGSGDLPEKEPDTARTGNTEEGAQYEHARHENEIPIVIVLPCAETGSSEKSGSDRSRPPSNKALISLDDQRHQMYDFTTGKITGGKQLEMEDASEKRKRGRPKRNMVESTGTKAAGSAEHGGQSSGDINLNRLDDGSQGVHDMMAIDIEASISDQEETEPNQETTSNSQSGPGKRKVRMTKRILASKHEESGVAEPVRLADNRSSKRGRKQFSSGRIAVKVRDSAGASGGESVVINPTLDVEKVIEPQPSNEFDNEPLSKWIEEMHVSSVIDGSRLPPVDTVMVPYTENGNTQGDPVGFDEASEMQPESGRQSSGLVDGLPSDSNITANVTDEGTQKQSESGRQSMPSGEETSIVLLDLNSDHWSEDEAQASLTVNRSPMITYQPLQSSVENTIAVVLDEDIEKRPESEAQATPTVDKSPESSVEKIVHEHFEDNEKQPENRTPAAASINQVALVRSETEKLPFVKNTILWKTIESMQVFQRLPQNPHFQPLENFKESSREGMAIGYMVTFSSTVERASKLQLTDPVSIMDDIKETLADLETHGFEVRPIQDCIHELLAMKDKQERLANDADTLNGQLTDHSDTKARLGRDIDEINEHIQKLQRKRLQVESLKEREDEEIALLQVRLRETKDSIKTVKSDFEGKVSSIL; this is encoded by the exons ATGGATGACGCTGCCGATGCTCTGTTCGAACTAACCCCTCCCAACTCCACCACGCCCCACTCCCactcccaccgccgccgcctccaccACTTCCCCATCGGCTCAATCATCGAGGTCCGCACCGACGAGGAGGATTTCAAGGGCGTCTACTTCTCCGCAATCGTCCTCCCTCCGCCCAATTCACCGAAGAAGAGCGGCCGCAAGAGATCCAGGAAGCTCTACGTAGAGTACCACAACCTGCTCGCTCACGAGGACGGCTCGGATCGGCTGAGGGAGCACATTGACGCCTCCTGCGTCCGGCCTACCCCGCCGCAGCACGATCCGGTCAAGGGTTTTGATCTCGACGACGTCGTCGACGCCTTCTACAAGGACGGCTGGTGGACCGGCATCATCAGCCGGGTGGTTGCCGACGGCGAGAGGTATACCGTGACGTTTCATACCCCCCCTGACGAGCTCGAGTTTGGAATTGGAGAGCTGAGGTTGCACTGTGATTGGGTGAACGGGAATTGGGTCCGTCCTCAGAAACAG AATATAGCAGGATTGATGTTTGATGTTGGAAGGAAGGTGGAAGTGTCATTTGACAGAGAAGATTTTCAGGATGCTTGGTTCCCAGCCACAATTCGTGAAGACCTGGGGAATCAGACATTTTTGGTAGAGTGTAATAGTGTAAACCCTGATAGCCATGGTTCCACTAAAGCTACTGTTGATTCTTTGCACATCAGGCCTTGCCCTCCACTTCTCAaagataataattttattttattggaaaAAGTGGATGCATTCTTTGACTTTGGCTGGTGGAATGGGATAATTACAAAGGAGCTTGGGAGAAGTAGGTACCTTGTTTTCTTTAAGCAAATGAAATGCGAGAAGGAATTCAATCAGTCAGAATTGAGACCTCACATGGATTGGAAAGATGGCAAATGGTTCACTTCTGCCCAG GAGCCCTCAGTCCCATCCTTAGATGATGGCGTATGTCAACATCTCACACCTGATAACTCTACTTCCTCTATGGAAGCTACTCTACTGAGCAATTTAGTCAATGGAGAGGACACTTGTGGTGGAAAAACACACTCATCATTGATACCAAGAAGTAATTTCTTTGAGAAATTTGTTCTGGATAATCAGAAACCGTCCCATGGGTCTTTAGCTTTGGCAAAAAGGAGATATGTATCTGGTTCTGGGGGTGCTCTTTCTCAGCCTTTTAAAAAGCTCAGGGAAGGAAATTTAGTGCTGGCAAATAAAAAGGATGTGCATGATGGATCAAATAAAGAGATTTCATGCGGTCCTGAAAGCCCAAAGTCTTTAAATAATATG CAGAGAAAGCAAAGGAACATTCTTACAACACAAAATGGCAGTGGAAACATTAAATCCACATCCCCCACCCTAGGGAAGGGCACTGCACAGATGTTGCCATTTGAAAGTTCACAACTTGGTTCTGGAG ACCTTCCAGAGAAGGAACCAGACACAGCTCGAACTGGAAACACTGAAGAAGGTGCTCAATATGAGCATGCAAGACATGAAAATGAGATTCCTATAGTCATAGTCTTGCCATGTGCTGAAACTGGGAGCTCAGAAAAATCAGGAAGTGACAGGAGTCGACCTCCCAGCAATAAGGCTTTAATTAGCTTGGATGATCAGAGACATCAAATGTATGATTTCACAACTGGGAAAATCACG GGTGGCAAGCAATTAGAAATGGAAGACGCTAGTGagaagagaaagagagggagacCAAAAAGAAACATGGTTGAAAGCACTGGTACTAAGGCTGCAG GAAGTGCTGAGCATGGAGGTCAGAGTTCAGGTGACATCAATCTGAACAGGCTAGATGATGGTTCACAAGGAGTCCATGACATGATGGCGATTGACATTGAGGCATCGATATCGGATCAGGAGGAGACAGAGCCAAACCAGGAAACGACATCGAATAGCCAGTCCGGTCCTGGCAAAAGAAAAGTGAGAATGACAAAACGAATATTGGCTAGTAAGCATGAGGAGTCTGGTGTAGCAGAGCCAGTCAGGCTGGCAGATAATCGTTCATCCAAGAGAGGGCGGAAGCAGTTTTCAAGTGGTAGAATTGCAGTCAAAGTTCGAG ACTCTGCTGGTGCATCTGGAGGCGAATCGGTGGTAATTAACCCCACACTGGATGTAGAGAAAGTTATTGAACCTCAACCCAGTAATGAGTTCGATAATGAGCCGCTTTCAAAATGGATCGAGGAGATGCACGTGTCATCTGTAATTGATGGCTCAA GATTGCCGCCTGTGGACACAGTGATGGTGCCATACACTGAGAATGGTAACACTCAAGGTGACCCTGTTGGGTTCGATGAGGCTAGTGAGATGCAGCCAGAAAGTGGAAGACAATCTTCTGGTTTGGTAGATGGCTTGCCTTCTGACAGCAACATCACTGCTAATGTTACCGATGAAGGCACTCAAAAACAATCAGAAAGTGGAAGACAAAGCATGCCTTCTGGGGAAGAGACTTCTATTGTTTTGCTCGATTTGAACAGTGACCATTGGTCAGAAGACGAAGCACAAGCTTCTTTGACGGTTAATAGAAGTCCCATGATAACTTATCAACCCCTTCAAAGTTCTGTGGAAAACACTATAGCTGTTGTGCTGGATGAGGATATAGAGAAGCGGCCAGAAAGTGAAGCACAAGCTACTCCCACGGTTGATAAAAGCCCAGAGAGTTCCGTCGAAAAGATCGTTCATGAGCATTTTGAGGACAATGAAAAGCAGCCGGAAAACAGAACACCTGCTGCTGCTTCGATTAATCAAGTGGCCCTAGTACGGAGCGAGACAGAAAAGCTGCCTTTTGTGAAAAACACCATTCTTTGGAAAACTATTGAATCCATGCAAGTATTCCAGAGGCTGCCACAGAATCCACATTTCCAGCCTTTGGAGAATTTCAAAGAAAGTTCACGAGAAGGCATGGCTATAGGCTATATGGTAACATTTTCCAGCACAGTAGAAAGAGCCTCCAAGTTGCAGCTAACTGATCCTGTAAGCATCATGGATGACATAAAGGAGACACTTGCCGACTTGGAAACACACGGGTTTGAAGTCAGGCCAATTCAGGACTGCATACACGAGCTGCTTGCTATGAAGGACAAACAAGAAAGGCTTGCAAATGACGCAGATACTCTCAATGGGCAGCTCACAGATCACAGTGACACGAAAGCCAGACTTGGAAGAGACATCGATGAGATCAACGAGCATATACAGAAGCTGCAGAGGAAGCGGTTGCAAGTGGAGTCCTTGAAAGAAAGGGAGGATGAAGAGATTGCATTACTGCAGGTTAGGCTGAGGGAAACCAAAGACAGCATCAAGACTGTGAAGAGTGATTTTGAAGGTAAAGTTTCTTCTATTTTGTGA